Proteins encoded within one genomic window of Rhododendron vialii isolate Sample 1 chromosome 1a, ASM3025357v1:
- the LOC131330906 gene encoding uncharacterized protein LOC131330906 codes for MYEPHYRVHNHNRSRRGRANAASCILATLFLLFLAAAAAAVSFVLFKPKDPKIAVTAVQFPKFSVSSGTFNLTFFQFVSVTNPNRDSFTHYDSSLQLVYSGSQVGVVAIPAGEIGGGRTQRMSAKFDVEEYPVAAEGGGGGVEAVSEGGGGGGAAGGTMEIETRMKLVGRVRVMKVFMHKVESRVRCSVGIRVSDASSKNGGFINWFNYYSTILVLYLGKTIEDQPFSNFCTLIQMQHFIDLFMGILMPISI; via the exons atgtACGAGCCTCATTATCGGGTACACAACCACAACAGATCCCGACGAGGCCGAGCCAACGCGGCCTCATGCATACTCGCCAcgctcttcctcctcttcctcgcAGCCGCGGCCGCGGCCGTGTCCTTCGTCCTCTTCAAGCCCAAGGATCCCAAGATCGCCGTCACCGCCGTCCAGTTCCCCAAGTTCTCCGTCTCCAGCGGCACCTTCAACCTCACCTTCTTCCAGTTCGTCTCCGTCACCAACCCCAACCGCGACTCCTTCACCCACTACGACAGCTCCCTCCAGCTCGTCTACTCCGGCAGCCAGGTCGGCGTCGTCGCCATCCCCGCCGGGGAGATCGGCGGCGGCCGGACCCAGCGCATGTCGGCCAAGTTCGACGTGGAGGAGTATCCGGTGGCGGCGGAGGGGGGTGGAGGGGGGGTTGAGGCGGTGAgcgagggaggaggaggagggggggcGGCGGGGGGGACGATGGAGATAGAGACTCGGATGAAGTTGGTGGGGAGGGTTAGGGTTATGAAGGTGTTTATGCATAAGGTGGAGAGCAGAGTGAGGTGCAGTGTTGGTATCAGAGTGAGTGATG CTAGCAGTAAAAATGGtggttttattaattggttcaATTACTACAGTACTATTCTGGTTCTG TATTTAGGAAAAACTATTGAAGACCAGCCATTTTCCAATTTCTGTACATTG ATACAAATGCAGCATTTCATTGATCTCTTCATGGGAATTCTTATGCCTATCTCTATCTGA